Proteins from a genomic interval of Chroococcidiopsis thermalis PCC 7203:
- a CDS encoding ABC transporter permease, which translates to MNPTRVFTIGSNVFREVVRDRILYIIALYALLLSGAVMLIPQIAGGAEDKIILDFGLAAMNVLGLIVAVFVGTGLVNKEIEKRTVLVLIAKPISHSEFITGKHLGLAAVLGALLIAMTAIFLALLQLNQLAYPLGSILLAVVYLFLQLSLITAIALVLGVFTSTVLATLLCFGVYLMGNLSQDLLEFGRLSKNPAIEQLVRNLYLVLPDLSRLDLKNQAVYGFSALPDAMTLITNAIYGVVYTVLMLAIAIIVFSRREF; encoded by the coding sequence ATGAATCCAACTAGGGTGTTTACAATTGGCTCGAATGTGTTTCGGGAAGTGGTGCGCGATCGCATTCTTTATATCATCGCTCTATATGCTTTGCTCTTGAGCGGGGCGGTAATGCTGATTCCTCAGATTGCAGGGGGGGCTGAGGATAAAATTATTCTGGATTTCGGTTTGGCGGCGATGAATGTTTTGGGTTTAATTGTCGCGGTGTTTGTCGGTACGGGATTGGTGAATAAAGAGATTGAAAAACGTACCGTGTTAGTTTTAATTGCTAAACCTATCAGTCATAGCGAGTTTATTACAGGTAAGCATTTAGGACTGGCAGCTGTTTTAGGTGCTTTGCTAATAGCCATGACAGCTATTTTTCTCGCTTTGCTACAATTAAATCAACTAGCTTATCCGTTAGGCAGCATACTTTTAGCAGTTGTTTATTTATTTTTGCAGTTATCTTTAATCACTGCGATCGCACTAGTTTTAGGAGTATTTACCAGTACAGTACTGGCTACCTTACTCTGTTTTGGCGTTTATTTAATGGGAAATTTGAGTCAAGATTTATTAGAATTTGGACGCTTGAGCAAAAATCCCGCGATCGAACAATTAGTGAGAAATTTATATCTTGTGTTACCCGATCTATCGCGACTAGATTTAAAAAATCAAGCTGTTTATGGTTTTTCTGCCTTACCCGATGCGATGACGCTGATAACTAATGCTATCTATGGTGTGGTTTATACAGTATTAATGTTGGCGATCGCCATTATTGTTTTCTCTCGTCGCGAGTTTTAG
- a CDS encoding S9 family peptidase, producing the protein MSQDRLPQNKLTPPIAAKKPQSLILHNDERVDNYYWLREKENSEVIAYLEAENSYTQTMMQHTEVLQEKLYKEMLDRIQETDLSVPYRKDEYYYYSRTEAGKAYPIYCRKKGSLDAAEEILLDQNTLAEGHEFFNIGVLQVSPNHQLLAYSVDTSGAERYTMYFLDLNTSQLYEQSIEDTYYSFAWGNDNCTVFYTKVDDANRPFQLWRHSLDVPIAEDILVYEETDEAFHLSVGKTRSQAYILLELGSMITSEVHYLAANNPTGNFQLIHPRTDGMEYDIEHHSDNFYITTNDEAINFKLMKAPVSSPTKENWETVISHREDVFLLGVSAFSNHLVIYERQRGLPTVRVQKFATGEEYEMTFPEPTYAVYEGNNPEFNTKTLRFNYTSLITPNSVFDFDMETQQRELKKETPVLGGYDRTQYQSEWLMATAEDSVQVPISIVYKKGIQKNGENPLFLTGYGSYGYSYPAAFSSNRLSLLDRGVVFAIAHIRGGSEMGRKWYENGKFLHKKNTFTDFIACAEYLISQGWTNSDRLSISGGSAGGLLMGAVVNLRPDLFKAVIADVPFVDVVTTILDTSLPLTTIEWDEWGNPNDKVYYDYIKSYSPYDNVEAKEYPDLLINAGLNDSRVQYWEPAKWTAKLRELKTDRNVLLLKTNMGAGHGGASGRYESLKETAFDYAFLLDRLGLGSQVKHFTIDGK; encoded by the coding sequence ATGAGTCAGGATCGTCTTCCACAAAACAAGTTAACTCCACCCATTGCTGCAAAAAAGCCGCAGTCGCTGATTTTACATAACGACGAACGAGTAGATAACTACTATTGGCTCAGAGAAAAGGAAAATTCTGAAGTTATTGCTTATCTGGAAGCAGAAAATTCTTATACTCAAACAATGATGCAGCATACGGAAGTTCTGCAAGAAAAACTGTATAAAGAGATGTTGGATCGCATTCAGGAAACCGATCTATCTGTTCCTTATCGCAAAGATGAATATTATTATTATTCTCGTACTGAGGCAGGAAAGGCATATCCGATTTATTGTCGCAAAAAAGGTAGCCTCGATGCTGCTGAAGAAATTCTGCTAGATCAAAATACCCTTGCAGAAGGACACGAGTTTTTCAATATTGGCGTGTTACAAGTCAGTCCCAATCATCAGCTATTAGCTTACTCAGTTGATACCAGTGGTGCTGAAAGATACACAATGTATTTTTTAGATTTAAACACATCACAACTTTACGAGCAAAGCATAGAAGATACTTACTATTCTTTTGCCTGGGGAAACGATAACTGTACAGTTTTTTACACCAAAGTCGATGATGCTAACCGTCCGTTTCAACTTTGGCGACATTCATTAGATGTACCGATCGCTGAAGATATTTTAGTTTATGAAGAAACTGACGAAGCCTTCCATTTATCTGTAGGGAAAACGCGCTCTCAAGCTTATATCCTACTAGAATTAGGTAGCATGATTACCTCGGAAGTGCATTATCTAGCAGCAAATAATCCTACAGGTAATTTTCAGCTCATCCACCCGCGTACAGATGGGATGGAGTATGATATCGAGCATCACAGCGATAATTTTTACATTACAACTAATGACGAGGCAATCAATTTTAAATTGATGAAAGCTCCCGTTAGCTCCCCAACAAAAGAGAATTGGGAAACGGTAATTTCCCATCGAGAAGACGTATTTTTATTGGGCGTGAGTGCTTTTAGCAACCATTTAGTTATTTACGAACGCCAAAGAGGATTGCCAACGGTAAGAGTCCAAAAATTCGCCACGGGGGAGGAATATGAAATGACTTTCCCCGAACCAACTTATGCTGTTTATGAAGGGAATAATCCAGAATTTAATACCAAAACTTTACGCTTCAATTACACTTCTTTAATTACTCCCAATTCCGTGTTCGATTTTGACATGGAGACTCAACAAAGAGAATTGAAAAAAGAAACCCCAGTGCTAGGAGGCTACGATCGCACTCAATATCAAAGTGAATGGCTGATGGCAACAGCGGAAGATAGCGTGCAAGTACCAATTTCAATTGTTTATAAAAAGGGAATCCAAAAAAATGGGGAAAATCCTTTGTTTTTAACTGGATATGGTTCTTACGGTTATTCCTATCCCGCTGCATTTTCTTCTAATCGCTTGTCGCTACTCGATCGCGGTGTAGTATTTGCGATCGCACACATTCGTGGTGGCAGCGAAATGGGTCGAAAATGGTATGAGAATGGTAAGTTTTTGCACAAGAAAAATACATTTACTGATTTTATTGCATGTGCGGAGTATTTGATTTCTCAAGGTTGGACGAATAGCGATCGCTTGTCTATTTCTGGTGGTAGTGCGGGTGGTTTATTAATGGGTGCAGTTGTAAATCTGCGTCCTGATTTATTTAAAGCAGTTATTGCTGACGTGCCGTTTGTCGATGTCGTGACAACTATCCTCGATACTTCTTTACCACTAACTACAATTGAGTGGGATGAATGGGGAAATCCCAACGACAAAGTTTATTACGATTACATCAAATCTTATTCTCCTTATGACAACGTGGAGGCGAAGGAGTATCCAGATTTACTAATTAATGCAGGTTTGAATGATTCTCGCGTGCAATATTGGGAACCAGCGAAATGGACGGCAAAGTTAAGAGAACTCAAAACAGATCGCAATGTTCTCTTACTCAAAACGAATATGGGTGCAGGACATGGAGGTGCGTCTGGGCGTTATGAAAGCTTGAAGGAAACTGCTTTTGATTATGCGTTTTTGTTGGATAGATTAGGGTTGGGTAGTCAAGTTAAACACTTTACGATCGACGGCAAGTGA
- a CDS encoding flavin monoamine oxidase family protein: MLTRRNFIEQAIITPIQAVAAAKVFSFFPINYKPKVIIIGAGLSGLAAGYLLSQKGIDLTVLEARSRLGGRVYSQTIDENENLAVELGAEWIGASHQRVISLCQELGLELHNNQFNTHLLYQGKYFRQNEWDFSDACNNKLDNLLQAYSNLSEANKMKLDKIDLWRYLVDNGIKDKDLDFIELIKSTDFGESIRFASAFLALDEYVESQETYHMDYKIKGGNSKLAKTLAEKIGRDKILLNRQVVAIEQTGRSVIITCANGDKLAADKVICTLPTTVMKDIRWNPVLPADKLEAIDALQYSRINKYATLYNRRFWQDESFDLITDGPAHYFYHATKNQVSTKGALVSYTIGDKADIFARQSNAGRNALVESALKPIFGDTEQYALKQINHYWGNDEFARGSYAFYGKNQWFNVRPILQRKFKHVHFAGEHIADWQGYMEGAIETGEAAVAAILG, from the coding sequence ATGCTGACCCGCAGAAACTTCATCGAACAAGCAATTATTACTCCAATTCAAGCTGTAGCAGCCGCCAAAGTTTTTAGTTTCTTTCCAATTAATTACAAACCAAAAGTTATCATTATTGGTGCTGGGTTATCAGGACTCGCAGCAGGATACCTTTTATCTCAGAAAGGTATCGATTTAACTGTTTTAGAAGCACGTTCTCGCCTGGGCGGGCGCGTTTATTCTCAGACAATTGATGAAAATGAAAATTTAGCAGTGGAACTGGGTGCAGAGTGGATTGGTGCTTCTCATCAGCGAGTCATTTCTCTTTGTCAAGAATTAGGATTGGAATTGCACAATAATCAGTTCAATACCCATTTGTTATATCAAGGTAAATATTTTCGTCAAAATGAATGGGATTTTTCCGATGCTTGCAATAATAAATTAGATAATTTGCTACAGGCTTACTCAAATCTAAGTGAAGCCAATAAGATGAAATTGGATAAGATTGACTTGTGGCGTTATTTAGTTGACAACGGTATTAAAGATAAAGACTTAGACTTCATCGAATTAATTAAAAGTACAGATTTTGGTGAAAGTATTCGTTTTGCTTCTGCTTTTCTTGCTTTAGATGAATATGTTGAATCGCAAGAAACCTATCATATGGACTATAAAATTAAAGGAGGTAATAGTAAGCTAGCCAAAACTTTAGCCGAAAAAATTGGACGAGATAAGATTCTACTCAATCGTCAAGTTGTAGCAATTGAACAAACGGGGCGATCGGTAATAATTACTTGTGCTAATGGAGACAAACTCGCTGCTGATAAAGTTATTTGTACTTTGCCGACAACGGTAATGAAAGATATTCGCTGGAATCCAGTTTTACCAGCAGATAAATTAGAGGCGATCGACGCATTACAATATAGTCGAATCAATAAATATGCCACTTTGTATAATCGTAGATTTTGGCAGGATGAAAGCTTCGATCTGATCACTGATGGACCCGCTCATTACTTCTACCACGCTACTAAAAATCAAGTTTCTACCAAAGGTGCATTAGTCTCTTATACGATTGGTGATAAAGCTGATATTTTTGCTAGGCAATCCAATGCGGGGAGAAATGCGTTAGTTGAAAGTGCGTTAAAACCAATTTTTGGCGATACAGAACAGTATGCTTTAAAGCAGATCAATCATTATTGGGGAAATGATGAATTTGCAAGAGGAAGCTATGCTTTTTACGGTAAAAATCAGTGGTTTAATGTTCGTCCTATTTTGCAAAGAAAGTTTAAGCACGTTCACTTTGCAGGGGAACATATAGCTGATTGGCAGGGATATATGGAAGGAGCAATTGAGACGGGTGAAGCCGCTGTTGCTGCTATTTTGGGATAA
- a CDS encoding rhodanese-like domain-containing protein has product MRSLVFDIIKRWIQRKFPTVKWLKTRQLAGWLRDRTQPQPLLLDARTEAEYQVSHLPQAQRIDPHHPNLEDIAVDKDVPVVVYCSIGYRSARIAQQLELSGFTNVYNLEGSIFQWVNEGNPVFQGDRPTVRVHPYNANWGRLLKAKYRSEG; this is encoded by the coding sequence ATGCGATCGCTCGTTTTTGACATTATTAAGCGCTGGATTCAACGCAAGTTTCCGACTGTGAAGTGGTTGAAGACTCGACAGTTGGCAGGGTGGTTGCGCGATCGCACTCAGCCGCAGCCGCTTTTACTCGATGCCCGCACTGAGGCAGAATATCAGGTTAGCCACCTTCCACAAGCCCAGCGCATCGATCCGCATCATCCTAACTTAGAGGATATTGCTGTGGATAAAGATGTACCTGTGGTCGTATATTGCTCTATAGGCTATCGCAGCGCCAGAATTGCCCAGCAACTCGAACTGTCAGGATTTACAAATGTTTACAATCTGGAGGGCAGCATATTTCAATGGGTAAATGAAGGCAACCCAGTTTTTCAAGGCGATCGCCCCACCGTTCGAGTTCATCCTTACAATGCGAATTGGGGCAGATTGTTAAAGGCTAAATATCGTAGTGAGGGGTAA
- a CDS encoding DUF4278 domain-containing protein: MKLTYRGTTYDRHPSQADNRPFQQVREPGAAYNLSYRGVTYRLDPNAQPVESARPVTYQAIYRGITYFVRKTARGEVTFLAQVEKSPAQAPSPSLLNRLFRV; the protein is encoded by the coding sequence ATGAAACTGACCTATCGCGGTACAACATACGATCGCCATCCTTCTCAAGCTGACAATCGCCCATTTCAGCAAGTTCGCGAACCTGGAGCAGCTTATAACCTCAGTTACCGTGGCGTGACCTATCGGCTCGATCCTAACGCCCAACCTGTAGAATCTGCACGACCAGTAACCTATCAAGCAATCTATCGAGGCATTACCTATTTTGTTCGCAAAACTGCGCGCGGGGAAGTTACATTTCTCGCTCAAGTTGAAAAATCTCCCGCACAAGCGCCTTCGCCTAGCCTGCTAAATCGGCTGTTTCGAGTTTAG
- a CDS encoding bifunctional metallophosphatase/5'-nucleotidase, producing the protein MKSFSVAWGLVLQVVALCIASPALAEVVEITLLHLNDVYEIAPVDGGKRGGLARVATLRQELLSQNPRTYTVLAGDAFSPSALGTAKVNGKPLAGQHMVAVMNAVGFDYATFGNHEFDLVESEFLQRLKESQFKWISSNVRDNRGKSFPGVAESQILNVKSDRGTIIRVGLIGLTIDSNKQKYVSYAEPIQAARTQVAALKGQVDLIIALTHLNLAQDQKLAAEVPEIDLILGGHEHENIQQWRGEDFTPLFKADANARSVYIHNLRYDTETKKLVVDSQLQSVTETIPEDPRVAKIVNAWIEKAYQGFRAEGFAPEEAIATTNIALDGLESSVRNRATNLTALIAQAMLREVYQADLAIFNSGSIRIDDFIPPGRITQYDIIRVLPFGGKVLAVEMKGSLLEKVLEQGQANRGTGGFLQTANVSKKADIGTWMVNGEPLEKDKNYRVAINDFLMSGQEQGLEFLNFKQKDVKLIYQMRDLRFVAIDRLKDTFADSVLKRYKSPSF; encoded by the coding sequence ATGAAATCGTTCTCTGTCGCGTGGGGTTTGGTGCTGCAAGTTGTAGCTTTATGTATCGCTAGCCCTGCGTTGGCTGAGGTTGTAGAGATTACTTTGCTACATCTGAATGATGTTTATGAAATCGCCCCAGTGGACGGGGGAAAACGAGGTGGATTAGCGCGGGTTGCAACTTTGCGACAAGAATTACTCAGCCAAAATCCTCGTACCTACACCGTACTGGCTGGAGACGCTTTTAGCCCCTCGGCTTTGGGGACTGCGAAGGTGAATGGTAAACCTTTGGCTGGTCAACACATGGTAGCGGTGATGAACGCTGTTGGTTTCGACTACGCGACCTTTGGGAACCACGAGTTCGATTTAGTCGAGTCCGAGTTTTTACAACGTTTAAAAGAATCTCAATTTAAGTGGATATCTAGTAATGTCAGGGATAATCGAGGTAAATCTTTTCCTGGCGTAGCAGAATCGCAAATATTAAATGTAAAAAGCGATCGCGGTACAATCATTAGAGTCGGTCTAATTGGATTGACGATAGATAGTAATAAACAAAAGTATGTCAGCTATGCCGAGCCAATTCAAGCAGCGCGGACTCAAGTTGCAGCACTTAAAGGTCAAGTCGATCTTATTATTGCTTTAACTCATTTAAACCTGGCTCAAGACCAGAAACTCGCCGCAGAAGTTCCAGAAATCGATTTGATTTTAGGGGGACACGAACATGAAAATATTCAACAATGGCGGGGAGAAGATTTTACACCTTTATTTAAAGCCGACGCAAATGCGCGTAGCGTCTACATTCACAATTTGCGCTACGATACCGAGACAAAAAAATTAGTTGTAGATTCTCAATTACAGTCAGTTACAGAGACAATTCCTGAAGATCCTCGCGTGGCAAAAATCGTGAATGCATGGATAGAAAAAGCATATCAGGGATTTAGAGCAGAGGGCTTTGCTCCAGAAGAGGCGATCGCAACTACAAATATTGCTTTAGATGGTTTAGAATCTAGCGTCCGCAATCGCGCTACTAATCTGACGGCATTAATCGCTCAAGCCATGCTTCGAGAGGTTTATCAAGCAGATTTAGCTATATTTAATAGTGGGTCAATTCGGATTGACGATTTCATTCCCCCAGGAAGAATTACTCAATACGATATTATTCGAGTTCTCCCATTTGGAGGTAAAGTCTTAGCTGTAGAAATGAAGGGAAGTTTGTTAGAAAAAGTATTAGAACAAGGGCAGGCTAATAGAGGTACGGGTGGTTTTTTACAAACAGCAAATGTGAGTAAAAAAGCTGATATTGGTACTTGGATGGTGAATGGCGAACCCCTTGAAAAAGACAAGAACTACCGCGTAGCAATTAATGATTTTTTGATGAGCGGTCAAGAACAAGGGCTAGAATTTTTGAATTTTAAGCAAAAAGATGTCAAGTTAATTTATCAAATGCGCGATCTCCGTTTCGTGGCGATCGATCGCCTCAAAGATACTTTCGCTGATTCCGTCTTAAAGCGATACAAAAGTCCTTCTTTTTAA
- a CDS encoding 5-formyltetrahydrofolate cyclo-ligase: protein MDKVELRRSLLQKRKSLSQQEWREKSDRIVSHLLASPLFTPNKTILAYFSCRQEPDLNSLFHHNHYNWGLPRCVGENLAWHIWQPGDEIQVGAYGICEPLSTAPTISPSAVDFILVPAVACDYGGYRLGYGGGYYDRLLSSPEWRSKPTIGIVFEFAYLPQLPTDPWDIPLHAVCTEKGLR, encoded by the coding sequence ATGGATAAAGTAGAGTTGAGGCGATCGCTACTTCAAAAACGTAAATCATTATCTCAGCAAGAATGGCGCGAAAAAAGCGATCGAATTGTCTCCCATCTGCTCGCTTCACCCTTATTTACCCCAAATAAAACCATCCTGGCTTATTTCAGTTGTCGTCAAGAACCCGATCTAAATTCCTTATTTCACCATAACCATTACAACTGGGGACTTCCTCGCTGTGTCGGCGAAAATTTAGCTTGGCACATCTGGCAACCTGGGGATGAAATTCAAGTTGGCGCGTATGGGATTTGCGAACCCCTCTCCACAGCCCCCACCATATCACCCTCAGCAGTCGATTTCATCCTCGTTCCAGCAGTTGCTTGCGACTATGGCGGCTATCGCTTAGGTTACGGTGGCGGTTACTACGATCGCCTCCTATCTTCTCCTGAGTGGCGATCGAAACCTACCATCGGGATCGTATTTGAATTTGCCTACCTACCCCAACTTCCCACAGATCCTTGGGATATTCCATTACACGCTGTCTGTACTGAAAAAGGACTAAGGTAA
- a CDS encoding endo-1,4-beta-xylanase, which translates to MNHRQITRRLAIALGLSTFAGVSVSPLLKLENLSQQVEAVESGTQDFMVVGNASLRDRAAAKRFLFGAATGYHKLTNDAALNTKFRQDCAILMAEEDLLWGALRPDADTFAFTKGDWLIDYARQHKMLVGATHLVWHEYMPQWLEEKLNKQNAEQILLQHINKVVTRYAKKIHFWSVVNEAILTSDKRPDGLRKTPWLEFLGPDYIEMAFRAAAAADPQALLLYNDNALEYDIPYHDERRAAVLKWLERWKSKDTPIHGLGLQSHIGKLDNFSPKKLKTFLRDVASLGLKIVITEMDVGDAGMPTDIKVRDRMVAEVYKQFLSVVLEEPAVLGAITWGLSDKYTWLSNYAPREDGTPVRSLPYDAEMNRKLAWNGIALAFEQLKQRRKSSKLWLAWRRLQTQV; encoded by the coding sequence CTGCTGAAACTTGAAAATTTAAGCCAACAGGTTGAAGCAGTAGAAAGTGGAACGCAAGATTTCATGGTTGTTGGCAATGCAAGTTTACGCGATCGAGCAGCAGCCAAAAGATTTCTTTTTGGCGCAGCAACGGGATACCATAAACTAACCAACGATGCAGCACTCAATACGAAATTTCGCCAAGATTGTGCCATTTTAATGGCAGAAGAAGATTTGTTATGGGGTGCGCTTCGTCCAGATGCAGACACTTTTGCCTTTACTAAAGGTGATTGGCTAATTGATTACGCTCGCCAACACAAAATGTTAGTTGGTGCTACTCATTTAGTATGGCATGAATATATGCCTCAGTGGTTGGAAGAAAAGCTGAATAAGCAAAATGCCGAACAGATACTACTTCAACATATTAACAAAGTTGTGACACGCTATGCTAAAAAGATTCATTTTTGGTCTGTAGTGAACGAAGCAATCTTAACTTCCGATAAACGACCGGATGGATTAAGAAAAACGCCGTGGTTAGAATTTTTAGGACCCGATTACATTGAGATGGCATTTCGTGCTGCTGCTGCCGCAGATCCGCAAGCTTTGTTGCTATACAATGACAATGCTTTGGAATACGATATTCCCTATCACGACGAAAGGCGAGCAGCGGTATTAAAATGGTTGGAAAGATGGAAATCTAAAGATACTCCCATACACGGTTTAGGTTTACAATCTCATATAGGTAAATTAGATAATTTTAGCCCCAAAAAACTGAAAACTTTTTTGCGTGATGTTGCTAGTTTGGGTTTAAAGATCGTTATCACTGAAATGGATGTTGGAGATGCAGGAATGCCGACAGATATTAAAGTACGCGATCGCATGGTTGCCGAAGTTTACAAACAGTTTCTCTCGGTAGTCTTGGAGGAACCAGCAGTTTTGGGCGCAATTACTTGGGGATTGAGCGATAAGTATACGTGGCTTTCTAATTATGCACCTAGAGAAGATGGCACGCCAGTACGTTCGCTACCGTATGATGCTGAAATGAATCGCAAGTTAGCTTGGAATGGCATTGCTCTTGCTTTCGAGCAGCTTAAACAGCGTCGTAAATCTTCTAAACTTTGGCTTGCATGGAGAAGACTTCAAACACAAGTTTAA
- a CDS encoding cob(I)yrinic acid a,c-diamide adenosyltransferase, producing MSRNGIGIKTAQVRSQRVVGQIHVYDGAGKGKSQAALGVVLRSIGLGIHSRNDTRVLLLRFLKGPGRAYDEDGAIKALQQGFPHLIDQVRTGRAEFFGPDEITRFDRLEAQRGWDIAKGAIASGLYSVIVLDELNPVLDLGLLPVDEVVSVLSSKLEEIEIIATGRGAPQKLLDIADLHSEMRPHHHPTAEMQGIAGIEIYTGAGKGKSTSALGKALQAIGRGISQDNSHRVLIMQWLKGGSGYTEDAAIAALQQTYPNLVDHQRCGRDAIVWRGQQQELDYVEAERGWEIARVAIASGLYKTIILDELNPTVDLELLPIEPIMQALLRKPRDTEIIITGRCHNPPAYFDLAEVHSEVYCHKHYANSGVELKSGVDF from the coding sequence GTGAGTAGGAACGGTATCGGAATAAAAACGGCGCAGGTGCGATCGCAGCGGGTTGTCGGTCAGATTCACGTGTACGATGGCGCGGGCAAAGGTAAGTCTCAAGCAGCTTTAGGCGTGGTTTTGCGCTCGATTGGCTTGGGAATTCACAGCCGCAACGATACCCGCGTCTTGCTGCTGCGGTTTCTCAAAGGACCAGGACGGGCTTACGATGAAGATGGAGCAATTAAGGCTCTACAACAAGGTTTTCCTCATTTAATCGATCAAGTACGGACGGGACGAGCCGAATTTTTTGGTCCCGATGAAATTACTCGTTTCGATCGCCTAGAGGCACAGCGGGGTTGGGATATTGCTAAAGGGGCGATCGCTTCTGGTTTGTATTCCGTGATTGTTTTAGACGAACTCAATCCGGTATTAGATTTAGGTTTGCTACCCGTGGATGAAGTTGTCAGCGTTCTCTCCTCCAAGCTGGAAGAAATCGAAATTATCGCCACCGGACGCGGCGCGCCCCAAAAACTGCTCGATATTGCCGATTTACATTCAGAAATGCGCCCGCACCATCACCCTACAGCTGAGATGCAGGGAATTGCTGGAATTGAAATCTATACGGGGGCGGGTAAAGGTAAGTCTACCAGCGCCCTTGGTAAGGCACTGCAAGCGATTGGCAGAGGAATTAGTCAGGATAATTCCCACCGCGTTCTGATTATGCAGTGGCTCAAAGGTGGTAGCGGTTACACTGAGGATGCCGCGATCGCGGCTTTACAACAAACTTATCCGAATTTGGTTGACCATCAGCGCTGCGGACGCGATGCGATCGTCTGGCGCGGACAACAGCAAGAACTCGACTATGTAGAAGCCGAACGGGGTTGGGAAATTGCTAGAGTGGCGATCGCTTCTGGTTTGTACAAAACTATTATCCTCGACGAGCTGAACCCGACTGTAGATTTAGAATTGTTGCCAATTGAGCCAATTATGCAAGCGCTACTGCGCAAGCCCCGCGACACGGAGATTATCATCACTGGGCGCTGTCACAATCCCCCCGCTTATTTCGACTTGGCTGAAGTTCACTCCGAGGTATACTGTCACAAGCACTATGCTAATAGTGGAGTAGAACTCAAAAGCGGCGTTGATTTTTAA
- a CDS encoding phospholipase effector Tle1 domain-containing protein gives MKRLIVCCDGTWQNLSSPYPTNVVKIAQAIEPIDSNGIPQLVFYDEGIGAGNQAEKLLARADRILGGAFGIGIDTNIQDAYRFLCLNYEIGDEIYLFGFSRGAYTVRSLAGLIRCTGGLLLRQNIREAPYMYQIYRDRQLTLQEKEKFRQVPRIPQKGAYSSEAEQVYQQQDRLYQECRDRAYQIYRDRSFLSLEEATENPDSEKTRQDLQQKEEKVRELLNRAQIPLLGDRESRREVKITLLGCWDTVGALGVPDRIPVLSRLINRKYKFHDTYLSSIIQNALHAIAIDEIRRVFNVTPMQKSSRAGDQTLEQVWFPGAHGCTGGGSWNETGLSDAALAWMMDRIIGLGLKLEFDRMAVEGGINHNYQAAFNNEPDIFYRLAGGHWREITGVANLESAQFHESVKNRWHYAFDKDNPPTKLYRPKNLKKYIQEYPEQFPGWKI, from the coding sequence ATGAAACGGCTAATTGTATGCTGCGATGGGACTTGGCAAAACTTATCTAGCCCGTATCCAACTAACGTTGTTAAAATTGCCCAAGCGATCGAACCTATAGACAGTAACGGAATTCCTCAACTTGTCTTCTACGATGAAGGTATCGGAGCGGGAAATCAAGCAGAAAAGCTACTTGCTAGAGCTGATAGAATTCTGGGTGGAGCCTTCGGAATTGGTATTGACACTAATATTCAGGATGCCTATCGCTTTTTGTGTCTAAATTATGAGATTGGTGACGAGATTTACTTATTTGGTTTCAGTCGAGGTGCTTATACTGTACGCAGTCTCGCGGGATTAATTCGTTGTACCGGAGGTTTACTCCTGCGTCAAAATATCCGCGAAGCACCTTATATGTATCAGATATATCGCGATCGCCAACTCACTTTGCAGGAGAAAGAGAAATTCCGCCAAGTACCTAGAATTCCCCAAAAAGGCGCATATAGTTCTGAAGCAGAGCAGGTTTATCAACAGCAAGATCGGCTTTATCAAGAATGCCGAGATCGGGCGTATCAAATTTATCGCGATCGCAGCTTTCTTTCATTAGAAGAAGCAACAGAAAATCCTGATTCAGAAAAAACACGACAGGATTTGCAACAGAAAGAGGAGAAAGTGCGAGAATTATTAAATCGCGCTCAAATTCCACTGCTAGGCGATCGAGAGAGTAGGCGCGAGGTTAAGATTACCCTCTTAGGATGTTGGGATACAGTTGGAGCGTTAGGCGTACCCGATCGAATTCCGGTTCTGAGCAGATTAATAAATCGCAAATATAAATTTCACGATACCTATCTCAGTTCAATTATTCAGAATGCCTTGCACGCTATAGCAATTGACGAGATTCGCAGAGTCTTTAATGTCACCCCAATGCAAAAAAGTTCTAGAGCGGGCGATCAAACGCTGGAGCAAGTATGGTTTCCAGGCGCTCACGGCTGTACTGGTGGTGGTAGTTGGAATGAGACAGGGCTATCAGATGCAGCTTTAGCATGGATGATGGATCGAATTATAGGTCTGGGTCTAAAGCTGGAGTTCGACCGGATGGCGGTTGAAGGTGGAATCAACCACAACTATCAGGCTGCATTCAACAACGAACCCGATATCTTTTATAGATTAGCAGGGGGACATTGGCGCGAAATTACTGGAGTTGCCAATTTAGAATCTGCCCAATTTCATGAAAGTGTAAAAAACCGCTGGCATTACGCCTTTGACAAAGATAACCCTCCTACTAAACTTTATCGACCAAAAAATCTTAAGAAATATATTCAAGAATATCCAGAACAGTTTCCAGGCTGGAAAATATAG